In one window of Candidatus Sulfuricurvum sp. RIFRC-1 DNA:
- a CDS encoding pyrroline-5-carboxylate reductase: MAKSITFVGNGKMALALAKGLCETHAIEVIGRSMAAMEKFEQSLNIPLKKTLYADADITNKTVILCVKPSNLNEVAPYLKGNAHALYSVLAGTPLAALKIISARTYCRAMPNLAAEAGASMTSLVGDSTIVTNAIALFETIGSTLWLSSEKELDIATALAGSGPAYLALIAEALCDGAVREGLKRDDAMVLMRGLFNGFGKLIQTTHPALLKDAVMSPGGTTAAGYGALEKGKVREGCMEAIHAAHDRAKGMK, encoded by the coding sequence ATGGCTAAATCAATCACCTTCGTCGGCAACGGGAAAATGGCCCTTGCCCTTGCAAAAGGCCTTTGTGAAACCCATGCGATCGAGGTGATCGGCCGAAGCATGGCTGCGATGGAAAAATTCGAGCAATCCTTGAATATCCCGCTTAAAAAAACACTCTACGCGGATGCCGATATCACCAATAAAACGGTTATTTTGTGTGTCAAACCTTCTAACCTTAACGAAGTAGCCCCTTATCTAAAAGGGAATGCGCATGCGTTGTACTCGGTTTTGGCCGGTACACCCCTGGCAGCACTTAAAATAATCTCTGCACGTACGTATTGCCGTGCAATGCCTAACCTTGCTGCGGAAGCGGGAGCCTCTATGACCTCTTTGGTCGGCGACAGTACAATCGTGACCAATGCAATCGCATTGTTTGAAACGATTGGCTCAACCCTCTGGCTTAGCAGTGAAAAAGAGCTCGATATTGCAACCGCCCTCGCCGGAAGCGGACCGGCATATCTTGCTCTCATTGCCGAAGCACTCTGTGATGGAGCGGTACGTGAAGGGCTCAAACGTGATGATGCCATGGTATTGATGCGCGGCCTTTTCAATGGATTTGGCAAATTGATCCAAACCACTCATCCTGCCCTCCTAAAAGATGCCGTTATGAGTCCGGGAGGAACAACGGCCGCCGGTTATGGGGCATTGGAAAAAGGGAAAGTAAGAGAAGGGTGTATGGAAGCGATTCATGCGGCCCATGATCGTGCCAAAGGGATGAAATAA
- a CDS encoding lysophospholipid acyltransferase family protein has product MRKELLRKLALWFIPPIGTLLIRLIYLTNAKRFHLPNVIPSEPVIFAFWHGDLLMQPYLYYQFRKDPKANVLISDHFDGQIIARIMRYFKLGTIHGSTTRGGAKVLIQGLKSLSEGYDIGITPDGPKGPRHEMSDGVVIMAQKRNTKVIVYSCVPSKFWQLPSWDRFSVPKPFGTLDFYASEPIDVNGLEMEAAKAVIKEKLMEHVL; this is encoded by the coding sequence TTGCGTAAAGAACTTCTTCGCAAACTTGCGTTGTGGTTTATCCCTCCTATCGGAACACTCCTGATTCGTCTTATTTATCTTACGAACGCAAAGCGGTTTCATCTTCCCAACGTTATCCCTTCAGAACCCGTTATTTTTGCTTTTTGGCACGGAGATTTACTGATGCAACCGTATCTCTATTACCAATTCCGCAAAGACCCTAAAGCCAATGTTTTGATTTCCGATCATTTTGACGGTCAGATTATCGCACGTATTATGCGTTATTTTAAACTGGGGACGATTCACGGCTCTACCACTCGCGGAGGAGCTAAAGTACTTATTCAGGGGCTTAAATCACTCAGTGAGGGGTATGATATAGGAATAACTCCCGATGGTCCGAAAGGGCCTCGTCATGAGATGAGTGACGGAGTTGTGATTATGGCGCAAAAACGGAACACCAAAGTGATCGTTTACAGCTGTGTCCCCTCAAAGTTTTGGCAACTCCCCAGTTGGGACCGTTTTAGTGTTCCAAAACCGTTTGGAACCCTTGATTTCTATGCGTCTGAACCTATCGATGTGAACGGATTGGAGATGGAAGCGGCCAAAGCGGTGATCAAAGAAAAATTGATGGAACATGTACTCTAA
- a CDS encoding ABC transporter permease, which produces MKYFLKSLLYTFLMLFLISVLSFGAIHMAPNSFMGGELNPNMTPEAIAQLRSIYGLDKPLFQQYCDWVVNLLTLNFGISFVSGAQVSDVVADRLPVTLWMNVIAMAVTFALSLWMGIKAALAHGRKADTITSQFALLSFAMPSYYLALVAMMVLSVTLGWFPIAGMHSLEPPEGFGYYIDMAWHLTLPIAVMVFVGVGSLVLYIRSLTLEILKSDYIYFARSRGISEIKVIRYYILPNLLPPIVTMLGLSLPGLIGGSVILESIFGIEGMGQLFYLSAMSRDYPVIMGILMMSAFLTLIGNQIADAVLLKLNPFVKR; this is translated from the coding sequence ATGAAATATTTTCTCAAATCATTGCTCTACACATTTTTAATGCTTTTTCTGATCTCGGTCCTGTCGTTTGGGGCGATTCATATGGCGCCGAACAGTTTTATGGGGGGGGAACTCAACCCTAATATGACTCCTGAAGCGATCGCACAGCTGCGCTCTATCTACGGGCTTGATAAGCCTTTGTTTCAACAATATTGTGATTGGGTTGTTAATCTTCTTACGCTCAATTTCGGTATCTCGTTTGTCAGTGGTGCACAGGTCTCTGATGTCGTGGCGGATCGTCTTCCGGTAACACTGTGGATGAATGTCATTGCGATGGCGGTTACGTTTGCTCTTTCACTATGGATGGGGATTAAAGCGGCATTGGCGCACGGACGTAAAGCCGATACGATTACGAGTCAGTTCGCACTGCTCAGCTTTGCGATGCCGTCGTATTATCTGGCACTGGTGGCGATGATGGTTCTGAGTGTTACATTGGGATGGTTTCCGATTGCGGGGATGCATTCACTTGAGCCACCTGAGGGATTCGGATATTATATTGATATGGCATGGCATTTGACCTTGCCGATTGCGGTTATGGTCTTTGTCGGGGTAGGGAGTTTGGTTCTCTATATCCGCTCTCTAACCCTCGAAATCCTCAAAAGTGACTATATCTATTTTGCCCGCTCACGTGGAATATCGGAGATTAAAGTTATCCGCTACTATATCCTCCCCAATCTTTTACCGCCGATTGTGACGATGTTGGGATTATCGTTGCCGGGACTTATCGGCGGATCGGTGATATTGGAATCGATATTTGGGATCGAGGGGATGGGACAGTTGTTTTATCTATCGGCGATGAGTCGGGATTATCCGGTGATTATGGGGATTTTAATGATGAGTGCGTTTTTGACGTTGATCGGGAATCAGATTGCGGATGCGGTGTTGTTGAAGTTGAATCCGTTTGTAAAAAGATAA
- the nusA gene encoding transcription termination factor NusA: MENILDIIDSIANEKGLSRENVQEAIKTSFIQTAKRIINPTFAFEADIDDRTKAVKLRQIITVVADDAPEIEGEEAGAYMSITNALEIDDEAEIGDQLQMEHDIESYGRSAFAALHREIEFHIQRLVENELYDKYKSKINQIVSGRVTRVDGDQNTTIEIDEIRAVLPMKSRIKGEKFKVGDMVSAIVRRVHVDKANGISMELSRTAPKFLEELLALEVPEIKDGIVVVEKCARIPGERAKIALYTNRPQIDPIGATVGVRGVRINAVSEELCGENIDCVEYSSSPELFISRAMSPAIISAVVVSENGDEKKAVVTLPSDQKSKAIGKSGINIRLASMLTGYTIELNEVGGSAQMGEKAQEEKKEGLSSLEALFGN, encoded by the coding sequence ATGGAAAATATTTTAGATATTATTGATTCAATTGCCAACGAAAAAGGGCTGAGCCGCGAAAATGTCCAAGAAGCGATCAAAACCTCATTTATCCAAACCGCTAAACGAATTATCAATCCGACATTCGCTTTTGAAGCGGATATCGATGATCGCACAAAAGCGGTAAAACTCCGCCAAATCATCACGGTTGTGGCTGATGATGCCCCTGAAATCGAAGGGGAAGAAGCGGGTGCTTATATGAGCATCACTAATGCATTAGAGATTGATGACGAAGCTGAGATCGGCGACCAGCTCCAAATGGAACACGATATCGAGAGCTACGGGCGCAGCGCATTTGCCGCTTTACACCGCGAAATCGAATTTCATATTCAACGCCTCGTAGAGAATGAGTTATACGATAAATACAAAAGTAAAATCAACCAAATCGTCTCCGGTCGTGTCACCCGTGTTGACGGAGATCAAAATACTACTATCGAGATTGATGAAATCCGTGCTGTATTACCGATGAAAAGCCGTATCAAAGGTGAAAAATTCAAAGTGGGTGATATGGTCAGCGCCATTGTTCGCCGCGTCCATGTAGATAAAGCCAACGGTATTTCGATGGAGCTTTCCCGTACTGCTCCTAAATTTCTCGAAGAGCTTTTAGCTCTTGAAGTACCTGAGATCAAAGACGGTATCGTCGTCGTTGAAAAATGTGCTCGTATCCCGGGTGAGCGTGCGAAAATTGCCCTCTACACCAACCGTCCTCAGATCGATCCGATCGGTGCAACCGTAGGTGTACGCGGTGTCCGTATCAATGCAGTTAGTGAAGAGTTGTGCGGGGAAAATATCGACTGTGTAGAATACAGCTCATCACCGGAACTTTTCATCTCTCGTGCCATGAGCCCAGCGATCATCAGTGCGGTTGTGGTTTCCGAAAACGGTGACGAGAAAAAAGCGGTTGTCACCCTTCCAAGCGATCAAAAATCCAAAGCAATCGGAAAAAGTGGGATTAATATCCGTCTTGCGTCGATGTTGACAGGTTATACCATCGAGCTCAATGAAGTGGGCGGAAGTGCTCAAATGGGTGAGAAAGCTCAGGAAGAGAAAAAAGAGGGATTAAGTTCGCTCGAAGCTCTATTCGGGAATTAA
- the bamD gene encoding outer membrane protein assembly factor BamD, producing the protein MIRTWLIAMTALILLTGCGKELEEFNKPAEYWYEKMVTAVSNGNLEKADSYFSSLQSEHISSPFLAEATMIMAQAHMAHDEYLLAEHFLNEYIRRYATPAGRENAEFLKIKAKFLALPNPGRDQGLIDETLKGVETFKMSYPYSTYLPQINTMETQLQLARGVLNENIAQMYERLGKPKGAGYYRSMAPVTWIKADEVVNADIPWYREMFEGDGSSSWYDFLIPKTRNVISMDDNQSK; encoded by the coding sequence ATGATTAGAACATGGTTAATCGCAATGACGGCACTTATTCTTCTTACCGGATGCGGTAAAGAACTCGAAGAGTTTAATAAGCCTGCAGAGTATTGGTATGAAAAGATGGTTACGGCAGTTTCAAACGGTAATCTGGAAAAAGCAGACAGCTATTTTAGTTCACTTCAAAGTGAGCATATCAGTTCTCCATTTTTAGCGGAAGCAACCATGATTATGGCTCAAGCGCATATGGCGCATGATGAATATCTGCTTGCGGAACATTTTCTTAATGAATATATCCGTCGTTACGCCACTCCTGCAGGGCGCGAGAATGCGGAGTTCTTGAAAATCAAAGCAAAATTCTTGGCCCTTCCGAATCCGGGACGGGATCAGGGATTGATCGATGAAACGTTAAAAGGGGTGGAGACATTTAAAATGAGTTACCCGTATTCCACCTATTTACCGCAAATTAATACGATGGAAACACAATTGCAACTCGCTCGTGGAGTACTGAATGAAAATATTGCCCAAATGTATGAGCGTTTAGGCAAACCTAAAGGCGCAGGGTATTATCGTTCAATGGCTCCGGTAACGTGGATTAAAGCGGATGAAGTCGTCAATGCCGATATTCCGTGGTATCGTGAAATGTTTGAAGGTGATGGAAGCAGCAGTTGGTATGATTTCCTTATTCCGAAAACACGCAATGTCATCTCTATGGATGATAATCAAAGTAAATAA
- a CDS encoding HP0268 family nuclease gives MELKLARSEHDTKPRKIDLKKITEMVEKSNSSILYFDRENSHKDLLALQDHFEGEGKSFYMREVKFGLSANEYMYEVHIL, from the coding sequence ATGGAACTCAAACTCGCCCGTAGCGAACACGACACCAAACCTCGTAAAATCGACCTCAAAAAAATCACTGAGATGGTAGAGAAAAGCAACTCGTCTATCCTCTATTTTGACCGTGAAAACTCACACAAAGACCTTCTTGCGCTTCAAGATCATTTCGAAGGCGAAGGTAAAAGTTTTTACATGCGCGAAGTAAAATTTGGACTTTCAGCTAACGAATACATGTACGAAGTACATATTTTATAG
- the miaB gene encoding tRNA (N6-isopentenyl adenosine(37)-C2)-methylthiotransferase MiaB — MSKKLFIETLGCAMNTRDSEHMIAELNAHEGYELTDDASAADLILINTCSVREKPVHKLFSELGVFNKLKKADAKIGVCGCTASHLGKEIIKRAPYVNFVLGARNVSKIADVLHRDKAVEIEIDYDESQFAFKDFRSSPYKAYINISIGCDKQCTFCIVPKTRGDEISIPPDLIVAEARKAVDSGAKEVFLLGQNVNNYGRRLSGGNEKINFTELLRRVSAVEGLERIRFTSPHPLHMDDEFIEEFARNPKICKSMHMPLQSGSTEILKAMKRGYTKDWFLNRARKLRELVPNVSISTDIIVAFPGESDEDFEETMEVLNQVRFEQLFSFKYSPRPLTEAEKMAEVDSEVGSERLSRLQARHDEILDEMKLVNLGKIVEVYFEELREGGYVAGRSDNNLGVKVKGSEEMLGTIASVKITEVSRNVQYGEIIA, encoded by the coding sequence ATGAGTAAGAAACTTTTTATCGAGACGCTCGGATGCGCGATGAATACGCGTGATTCTGAGCACATGATCGCGGAACTTAACGCCCATGAGGGGTATGAGCTCACCGATGATGCGAGCGCTGCCGATCTCATCCTCATCAATACCTGTTCCGTCCGCGAAAAACCGGTACACAAACTCTTCTCTGAACTCGGTGTTTTTAACAAACTCAAAAAAGCGGACGCTAAAATCGGCGTGTGTGGATGTACGGCGTCTCATTTGGGTAAAGAGATCATCAAGCGCGCACCGTATGTCAATTTCGTTCTCGGTGCCCGAAATGTCTCTAAGATTGCCGATGTATTGCACCGTGATAAAGCGGTTGAAATCGAAATCGATTATGATGAATCACAGTTTGCCTTCAAAGATTTCCGCAGCAGCCCCTATAAAGCCTATATCAATATCTCGATCGGTTGTGATAAGCAGTGTACGTTTTGCATCGTTCCGAAAACCCGTGGGGATGAGATATCAATTCCTCCCGATTTGATCGTCGCCGAAGCGCGTAAAGCGGTAGACAGCGGTGCGAAAGAAGTTTTCCTCCTTGGTCAAAATGTTAACAACTACGGTCGCCGTTTGTCGGGGGGGAATGAAAAAATCAACTTCACTGAGCTTCTTCGTCGTGTGAGTGCAGTGGAAGGGTTGGAACGTATCCGATTCACCTCTCCCCACCCGCTTCATATGGATGATGAATTTATCGAAGAGTTTGCCCGCAATCCAAAAATTTGTAAATCGATGCACATGCCGCTTCAAAGCGGATCGACTGAGATTCTCAAAGCGATGAAGCGCGGATACACCAAAGATTGGTTTTTAAACCGCGCTCGCAAATTGCGGGAGTTGGTTCCTAATGTGAGTATCAGCACCGATATTATCGTCGCGTTTCCCGGAGAGAGTGATGAAGATTTCGAAGAGACTATGGAGGTGCTGAATCAAGTTCGTTTTGAACAGCTCTTTAGTTTTAAATACTCCCCTCGTCCATTGACAGAAGCGGAGAAAATGGCAGAAGTGGATTCAGAAGTGGGTTCCGAACGACTCAGCAGACTGCAAGCAAGGCATGATGAGATACTCGATGAGATGAAATTGGTCAATTTAGGTAAGATCGTTGAGGTCTATTTTGAAGAGTTGCGCGAGGGTGGTTATGTTGCGGGTCGCAGTGATAATAATCTCGGGGTTAAAGTTAAGGGGAGCGAGGAGATGCTAGGCACAATCGCATCGGTGAAAATTACGGAGGTTTCGCGTAACGTCCAGTATGGAGAGATCATTGCGTAA
- a CDS encoding porin: MKLVKMSLAAAVLLGASAFAIDNVKVSGDAKVFYSTNDSGTGTNTDLFDQAQSAADTALRLGVTGDLAKGISFGVTANAVSTLGLENNLVANTWTGAHYHSGSVDDQAWVSELWIAATLGKTTAKLGRMELDTPFAFSEKWSVAANTFDAAVLINQDIPDTTLVGAWVGKGNGVNVLGANGLLGVTDNRQDIDGTTAGTQALGIDGILTTNAKFTTFAKQGAYAAALVNNSFKPATVQAWYYNVGGVADAYWLQADIDCQLVKGVKIGAQYANMDPKSLLADAGVTKDSSAFAVKLGYEGVENLKVSVAYSDADNDGTLKIANVATNNLSAAQSKLYTEAWWNYGYVGAPGAESVNVTAEYNAGVAKLGAYYTSVDNDIVGSTKNVDEVTLTASKSFGPLDATLAYISTDADDQNSGSDYNTVQAYLTLNF, translated from the coding sequence ATGAAGTTAGTTAAAATGAGTCTTGCAGCAGCAGTGTTGCTAGGAGCGAGCGCGTTCGCAATCGATAATGTAAAAGTAAGCGGGGATGCGAAAGTATTCTATAGCACAAATGATTCAGGGACTGGTACAAATACTGATTTATTTGATCAAGCTCAGAGTGCAGCTGATACTGCTTTGCGTCTTGGTGTAACCGGTGATTTGGCAAAAGGTATTTCATTCGGTGTGACTGCAAATGCAGTAAGTACTCTTGGTCTTGAAAACAACCTTGTAGCAAATACTTGGACAGGTGCACACTATCACAGTGGTTCAGTTGATGATCAAGCATGGGTTAGTGAATTGTGGATTGCTGCTACTCTTGGTAAAACAACTGCAAAATTGGGACGTATGGAATTAGATACTCCATTTGCATTTTCTGAAAAATGGTCAGTTGCAGCAAATACCTTTGATGCAGCAGTATTGATTAATCAAGATATTCCGGACACGACTTTGGTCGGTGCATGGGTAGGAAAAGGAAATGGTGTAAACGTACTAGGAGCTAACGGGCTTCTTGGTGTGACTGACAATCGTCAAGATATCGACGGTACAACTGCAGGTACTCAAGCTCTTGGTATTGATGGTATTCTAACAACCAATGCGAAGTTCACAACATTTGCAAAACAAGGTGCGTATGCTGCAGCATTGGTGAACAACTCGTTCAAGCCTGCTACCGTACAAGCGTGGTATTACAATGTTGGCGGTGTCGCTGATGCATATTGGTTGCAAGCAGATATCGATTGCCAACTTGTTAAAGGTGTCAAAATCGGTGCACAATACGCAAATATGGATCCAAAAAGTCTTTTGGCTGATGCTGGTGTAACGAAAGATTCTTCTGCATTTGCAGTTAAATTAGGTTATGAAGGTGTTGAGAATCTTAAAGTTTCAGTAGCATATTCAGATGCTGATAATGATGGCACATTGAAAATTGCAAACGTTGCAACCAATAATCTTTCTGCAGCGCAATCTAAATTGTACACTGAAGCATGGTGGAACTATGGATACGTAGGTGCTCCAGGCGCTGAATCTGTGAACGTAACTGCTGAATACAACGCAGGTGTCGCTAAATTAGGTGCGTATTATACATCTGTAGATAACGATATTGTTGGAAGTACTAAAAATGTTGATGAAGTAACATTGACTGCTTCTAAATCTTTCGGACCATTGGATGCGACTTTGGCGTATATCTCAACCGATGCTGATGATCAAAATTCTGGTTCAGATTACAATACGGTTCAAGCATACTTAACTCTTAACTTCTAA
- the fliW gene encoding flagellar assembly protein FliW, with translation MQFDLKLPLLGFEAVSKMELQKLDEIFLRLESVGDGPSFTLINPFALREYSFDIPSSLQGLLGITPESNLLIYNIMILQTPIEKSTINFIAPLIFNTDNQTMAQIIVDNRADFGIAEPVEKYLKGSTNG, from the coding sequence ATGCAATTTGATTTAAAACTTCCCCTGCTGGGTTTTGAAGCAGTCTCGAAAATGGAGCTTCAAAAACTGGACGAAATTTTTTTACGGTTAGAAAGTGTTGGAGATGGTCCCTCTTTTACCTTAATCAACCCTTTTGCATTACGCGAATACTCTTTCGATATCCCTTCCTCACTCCAAGGATTGTTGGGGATTACCCCTGAGAGCAACCTTTTGATTTATAACATTATGATTTTACAAACGCCCATCGAAAAATCGACCATCAATTTTATCGCACCTCTGATTTTTAATACCGACAATCAAACCATGGCCCAGATTATCGTCGATAACCGTGCCGATTTCGGAATTGCCGAGCCGGTTGAAAAATACCTCAAGGGATCTACCAATGGCTAA
- the lon gene encoding endopeptidase La — protein sequence MQLSNYSSFPTNLPVIAEDELFLYPFMISPLFLNDEKNIAAAAEAIENNSLVIVCPVKPEHEGEREGDSVYDAGVIGSIMRKVVLPDGRIKVLFQGLARGHVIEMVHDNPLRAHVDLISSNAVNELKMDAILEVLREKVRALSQVSNYFPPDLLRTIEENHEYNRIVDLICSSIKIKKENAYKLFIERDPEKRFLMLIDELIEETEASKLQKEIRSKVHSRIEKVNKEYFLKEQLKQIQKELGTDTHRDEEIEEFRKKLDAKKDKMHPDAYKEINKQLERFARMHPDSADAGMIQTYLEWVLEIPYGDESKKALNIHDVENQLNKDHFSLKKPKERILEFFSVKELLELRGIADKEGRGAILCFAGPPGVGKTSLANSIATALKRPLVRIALGGLEDVNELRGHRRTYIGAMPGRIVQGVIEAKKMNPVIVLDEIDKVAKSHRGDPTAVLLEILDPEQNTHFRDYYLNFNLDLSKAIFIATANDVGQIPGPLRDRMEFISVSSYTPQEKFQIAKQYLIPQELKKHGLKPAELSISKTALAEVIEKHTREAGVRNLRRRVADIVRKAAKKILEDPSTQKVTVSLKNLKDFLEKTIFEIDRTDHIDRIGVVNGLAWTAVGGDVLKIEAIRINGKGVLQLTGSLGDVMKESARIALSVVKTLIDEGKITVDHSIIPLSPTERENDLPVDASEVYKRFDLHIHVPDGATPKDGPSAGIAMSTVIASILTNKKVRADIAMTGEVSLTGNVLPIGGLKEKLIAAHRAGMKLALIPQKNYDRDLSDIPDEVKAAIEIVGVSRIEEVLSRLLIDG from the coding sequence ATGCAACTCAGTAATTACAGCTCTTTCCCCACTAATTTACCGGTTATTGCCGAAGATGAGCTTTTTTTATATCCATTTATGATCTCACCGTTATTTCTAAACGATGAAAAAAATATTGCCGCTGCTGCCGAAGCGATTGAAAATAACTCTCTCGTGATCGTATGTCCTGTGAAACCGGAACACGAAGGGGAGCGAGAAGGTGATTCCGTTTATGATGCCGGAGTAATCGGTTCGATAATGCGCAAGGTTGTGTTACCTGATGGCCGAATTAAGGTACTTTTTCAAGGATTGGCGCGTGGTCATGTAATTGAGATGGTTCATGATAACCCTCTGCGTGCCCATGTCGATTTGATATCGTCCAATGCGGTTAATGAACTCAAAATGGATGCAATTTTGGAAGTGCTTCGTGAAAAAGTACGTGCACTTTCACAGGTAAGCAACTATTTTCCCCCCGATTTGCTTCGTACGATCGAAGAGAATCACGAATACAATCGTATCGTCGATTTGATTTGCAGTTCGATCAAGATCAAAAAAGAGAATGCCTACAAACTTTTTATCGAGCGTGATCCGGAAAAACGGTTTTTGATGTTGATTGATGAATTGATTGAAGAGACAGAAGCTTCCAAGCTCCAAAAAGAGATCCGATCCAAAGTTCATTCCCGCATTGAAAAAGTGAACAAAGAGTATTTTCTCAAAGAACAGCTCAAGCAGATCCAAAAAGAGCTGGGAACCGATACCCATCGTGACGAAGAGATCGAAGAGTTCCGCAAAAAGCTTGATGCCAAAAAAGATAAAATGCATCCTGATGCGTACAAAGAGATCAACAAACAGCTGGAGCGCTTTGCACGGATGCACCCTGACAGTGCCGATGCGGGGATGATTCAGACCTATCTCGAATGGGTATTGGAGATTCCTTACGGTGATGAGTCAAAAAAAGCGCTCAATATCCACGACGTCGAAAACCAGCTCAACAAAGATCACTTCTCACTCAAGAAACCGAAAGAACGTATTTTAGAATTCTTCTCGGTCAAAGAGTTGTTGGAATTGCGCGGTATTGCCGATAAAGAGGGGCGCGGTGCGATTCTCTGTTTCGCGGGCCCTCCGGGTGTGGGTAAGACTTCACTTGCCAACTCGATAGCCACAGCGCTTAAACGCCCTCTTGTGCGAATCGCACTGGGTGGACTCGAAGATGTTAACGAACTGCGTGGACATCGTCGTACCTACATCGGTGCCATGCCAGGGCGAATCGTACAGGGTGTGATCGAAGCGAAAAAAATGAATCCGGTCATCGTCCTCGATGAGATCGACAAGGTAGCGAAATCGCATCGGGGTGATCCGACGGCGGTATTGTTGGAGATTCTCGATCCGGAGCAAAATACCCATTTCAGAGATTATTATCTCAACTTCAACCTCGATCTCTCCAAAGCGATTTTTATCGCGACGGCGAACGACGTAGGACAGATTCCGGGACCGTTGCGCGATCGGATGGAGTTTATCTCGGTAAGCTCTTATACGCCGCAGGAGAAATTTCAGATCGCTAAACAGTATCTGATCCCTCAGGAGTTGAAGAAACACGGTCTTAAACCGGCGGAACTTTCGATTTCGAAAACGGCATTGGCAGAAGTGATCGAAAAACATACCCGCGAAGCAGGTGTTCGTAACCTTCGCCGCCGTGTTGCCGATATCGTCCGTAAAGCGGCGAAAAAGATTCTCGAAGATCCGAGTACCCAAAAAGTGACCGTGAGTTTGAAAAATCTCAAAGACTTTTTGGAAAAAACAATTTTTGAGATCGACCGAACCGACCATATCGATCGTATCGGTGTTGTCAATGGTCTTGCATGGACGGCAGTGGGCGGCGATGTTTTGAAAATCGAAGCGATCCGTATCAACGGTAAAGGGGTATTACAGCTCACCGGTAGTTTAGGGGACGTAATGAAAGAGTCTGCCCGTATTGCCCTCTCGGTTGTCAAAACGTTGATTGACGAGGGAAAAATTACGGTAGATCACTCGATTATTCCTCTCAGCCCTACTGAGCGTGAAAACGATCTCCCGGTCGATGCGAGCGAAGTGTATAAGCGATTTGACCTTCATATCCACGTACCTGACGGTGCAACACCGAAAGATGGTCCGAGTGCAGGGATTGCAATGTCCACCGTTATCGCATCGATTTTGACCAACAAAAAAGTACGTGCCGATATCGCGATGACGGGTGAGGTATCCCTCACTGGAAATGTTCTTCCGATTGGCGGATTGAAGGAAAAACTGATCGCCGCACACCGTGCAGGGATGAAGCTGGCTCTTATCCCTCAGAAAAATTATGATCGTGATTTGAGTGATATACCGGATGAAGTGAAAGCAGCGATCGAAATCGTCGGCGTGAGTCGGATTGAAGAAGTTCTCAGTCGCCTTTTAATCGACGGATAA
- a CDS encoding tyrosine-type recombinase/integrase → MSELHRAKEDFLKYLDGIRGYSALTIQSYHDSIDAMLCNAEIEEESGVLSINLMPLRLKIASLNPKSIASKLSAIRSFIKYLRSQGKIVELKGDESVKIPKTLPKPIAHEHVLHALQYAEPTAKLAIILLYTMGLRISELSHLRVADMSDEWSRIRGKGSKERDIPMIESIRVMAQEYLVHYPSKEYVFEALGEKLSENSLRYIITKAFAKVGLKVTPHQLRHTYATELLNNGARIADVSELLGHASMATTQIYTKLGNALKMDHYRQSHPLCLPHGESL, encoded by the coding sequence ATGAGTGAACTCCATCGTGCCAAAGAAGATTTTTTAAAATATCTCGATGGGATACGGGGATATTCAGCTCTTACCATCCAAAGCTATCATGATTCGATCGATGCAATGCTCTGTAACGCTGAAATCGAGGAAGAATCAGGGGTATTGTCGATCAATCTTATGCCTTTACGACTCAAAATCGCTTCGCTCAATCCCAAATCGATTGCCTCTAAACTCAGTGCCATCCGAAGTTTCATCAAATACCTCCGTTCACAAGGAAAAATTGTTGAGCTTAAGGGGGATGAGAGTGTGAAAATTCCCAAAACTCTCCCGAAACCGATCGCACATGAGCATGTTCTTCATGCACTTCAATACGCTGAACCGACCGCTAAACTGGCCATTATCCTTTTGTATACGATGGGACTTCGTATTTCAGAACTTTCCCATCTTCGTGTTGCTGATATGTCGGATGAGTGGTCTCGTATTCGAGGAAAAGGGTCAAAAGAACGCGACATTCCGATGATTGAGTCAATTCGGGTGATGGCACAAGAGTATCTTGTTCATTACCCTTCCAAAGAGTACGTTTTTGAGGCTTTGGGTGAAAAATTAAGCGAAAATAGTCTAAGATATATAATTACCAAGGCATTCGCAAAGGTTGGACTCAAAGTGACACCTCATCAATTGCGTCATACGTATGCGACCGAACTGTTAAACAATGGTGCGCGGATTGCCGATGTTAGCGAATTGTTGGGTCACGCAAGTATGGCTACCACACAGATTTATACCAAATTGGGAAATGCTTTGAAAATGGATCATTATCGTCAATCGCATCCATTATGCCTTCCTCATGGGGAATCTTTGTGA